One segment of Scomber scombrus chromosome 3, fScoSco1.1, whole genome shotgun sequence DNA contains the following:
- the mdfic2 gene encoding myoD family inhibitor domain-containing protein 2 encodes MDQMADEMTLRADLKDKGRVSAAEESSAWVSGERIQREAQICDWRLGTTAETEPGETSRDADVRPRECDSSTSPLFSLKTYLRRSAASSSADSLSSSQQSNMGVDCAGIVLSCLFCRFYDMIHMIPDSCGIHCCPSYKQVVSTMDSASSSDDDSHIDVGCGLFSSCDDISDCVELAMEISEICYH; translated from the exons ATGGACCAGATGGCAGATGAAATGACTCTGAGAGCTGATCTGAAAGACAAAGGCAGAGTAAGCGCTGCTGAAGAGAGCTCTGCGTGGGTAAGTGGAG AAAGGATCCAAAGGGAGGCTCAAATCTGTGATTGGAGACTTGGCACGACTGCTGAAACTGAGCCCGGGGAGACCAGTAGAGACGCAGACGTTCGGCCCAGAGAGTGTGACAGCTCCACTTCCCCTCTATTCTCTTTGAAAACGTACCTGAGGAGATCAGCAGCATCCTCCAGCGCAgactctctgtcttcttctcagCAGAGCAACATGGGAG tTGACTGTGCAGGGATCGTCCTGAGTTGTCTCTTCTGTCGCTTCTACGATATGATACACATGATACCCGATTCCTGCGGGATCCACTGCTGTCCCAGCTACAAACAGGTCGTCAGCACAATGGACTCTGCGTCCAGCAGTGACGATGACTCTCACATAGATGTTGGCTGCGGTCTGTTCAGTTCCTGTGATGATATAAGTGACTGTGTGGAGCTGGCTATGGAGATTTCAGAAATATGCTATCACTAG